The Siansivirga zeaxanthinifaciens CC-SAMT-1 region TTAAATGTAGGAGACAAGATGTTGTCTATTAGGGTGAATCTGCTTTGAAGTCCGTCTTCTACTTTCCAACCTCTAAAATTACCTTGTTGCGAGTAATTTGTAATGGTTTGCGCTTGTTTAAAATAAGGGTCGCCACCGTTTGGAGCAAATGTATCGGCATCTAAACCTAAAATCATGTAAATATGAAATGCCAAAACAGATATCATATTAGATTCGAACTGTGTTGGATTGAATATTAAATTTTGATATTCTAAATATCTGAAATTAAAATCCCTATCATTAAAATTATAAACAGGCGAACTAAATGAGGATCCATAAACGGGTCTAGACGACTGCACTTGAAGCGATGCTGTAAAAGCTTCTCCACTGTAATTTGTAACATTTATAATCATGCTACAATCGATGCGTTCGTTAATAGTAAACGATTTATTAGTCCATTTGGTATTATTAACAAACTCGTTTAATTGCGTTTCTAATGTTTTAAAAATTGGAAAATTTTCGTTTCCTGTTTGTTGTGCATTAACAACAACATTACAATTTAATTCTTGGGTAAAACCCATAAATCCTAAACTGAAAAATAAAACTATTAAAAAATTACGCATTAATTTGTTCTGTTATTTTATTTAGTAAATCTTTAGCAACATCGGCTTTAGATTTTAGTTGAAATTCTGTTACAACATTATTTGCATCAATAAAAGTAACTTTATTCGTGTCACTTTTAAATCCAGCGCCTGCATCATTTAACGAATTTAAAACAATTAAATTTAAATTCTTTCTTTTAAGCTTATCTTTTGCGTTTTCGAGTTCGTTATTCGTTTCTAAGGCAAAACCTACCAAAAACTGATGTGTTTTAATGGCTCCGATAGAGGCTAAAATGTCTTTTGTTTTCTCTAATTCTAATGATAACGTAGAACTATTCTTCTTTATTTTCTGAGGGGCTACTTCTTTTGGTTTGTAATCTGCCACGGCTGCAGAAAGAATGGCAACATCACAGTTACTAAAATGATTATGCACAGCATGATACATATCTTCTGCGCTTGTAACCGGTATAACAGTTATTAAACTGTGGGATACTGTTTGATTGGTAGGACCAGAAATTAAAATAACTTCTGCTCCCAATTGAGCAGCTGCTTTAGCAATTTCAAATCCCATTTTACCGCTGGAATGGTTTCCAATAAATCTAACAGGATCAATAGCTTCGTAAGTAGGTCCGGCTGTAATAAGTATTTTTTTATTTTTAAGTGGTAGTTTAGCTAAAACATCGTTTTCAATAAATGAAACAATAGCTTCTGGTTCTGCCATTCTGCCTTCACCAATTAAACCACTTGCTAACTCGCCACTAGTTGCGGGAATCATAATGTTTCCGAAGCTTTTTAAAGTGTTAAAAGAATTTAGAGAACTTTCGTGCTTGTACATATCTAAATCCATGGCTGGTGCAAAATAAACAGGGCATTTTGCTGAAAGATATGTTGCTAATAATAAATTATCGCAAGTACCATTAGCCATTTTAGACAGGGTGTTTGCAGTAGCGGGCGCAATAACAAAAAAATCGGCCCATAGGCCTAAATCGACATGACTGTTCCATACGCCATTGTCTTCATCTTCATTAACAAAGGATGAATATACAGGATTTTTTGAAAGTGTAGATAAGGTTAGCGGTGTTACAAACTCTTTTGAAGCAGGGGTCATGACAACTTTTACATGAGCACCCAACTTAACAAATAACCTTACAAGTGAAGCTGTTTTATAAGCGGCAATACCACCACTAATTCCTAATAGTATGTTTTTGCCGCTTAGTATAGACATGTATTAAAAATTACTGATTATCTTCTTCAGTATTTCTAAAGTAAATTTTATCTGTTAACCATTCTTGAACGGCTAACGCATGAGGTTTTGGTAACTTTTCGTAAAATTTAGAAACCTCAATTTGCTCTTTGTTTTCAAAGATTTCTTCAAGGCTATCGTTGTAAGTAGCAAATTCTTCTAACTTATCGATAAGTTCTTTTTTAATCTCTGTGTTAATTTGTTCTGCACGTTTAGCGATGATAGAAATTGACTCGTAGATATTTTCTGTTGGTTCGTCAATTTGATTTCTGTCGTACGTAATAGTATTAACAGGAGCATTGGTTTTTTTTAAGTCCATTTTAATTTGTTATTTAACTTTTAATGCTGTATTTGTTTAATTCTTCATCTAAATTGGCAGCCATTTGATCTAATGCTTCTATGTGACTAGAATTTGAATACGCCTTTTTAAATGCTTCGTAATAATCTTTAGCTGTTTTTAATCGTGCAAGTTTTTTATACTCCACACTATTCATTGCTAATTGGTAAGCAGAATCGAATCTGTAAAACAAAGCATCTTCACGTAATACAGAGCCAGGGAATTCAAAAATAAAATTATCAAATGATTTTATTGATGCCTGAAAATCAGATACATGATTGTATTGTTTTGCAATTTCGAATGCTTTTTTTTCTAATTTATAATCTAATTCTTTAACAAGTTTATTTGCCTCAGATAGATATTCTGATTCTGGGTATAAATTAATAAACGTTTGAAGTTTTTCAATAGCACTTTTTGTTTCTTTTTGATCTTTTGAATACGCCGGCGATAACATGTAATAACTTTTAGCTGCTAAAAAAGATGCTTCCTCTAATTTTTCACTTTTTGGGTAACTAGATGCAAAACGTTCAAATTGATATCCAGCCGTATAAAAATCTTGAATTTCATAAAACGATTGTGAATATAAATACATTAACTTTTCTGCTTGAGGTTTTCCTCTGTAGCTAGGTACTATTTGAGCAAACAACTTATTTGCTTTAGCATATTTACCAGCATCATAAAGGTCTTGTCCCATTTTAAACTTAGCGCCAATATCTTCAGCTTTTAAAACCTTTTGATATTCACTACAACCAGTTAAAATTGAAAATGTTATTAATATGTATAATATTTTATTCATGCTATTTTATTAATTGTTTTAAAAGCCATTTGTAGGTTTAATTAAAAACTAAAATAAAACATCTCGTGGTTTTAAAACAAGATGCAAAATTAAGTTATTAATATGGATTTTAAAAATATTATTTTAACGCTAATTTACTTGATGTATTATACACCAAAGAATGATTAAGTTATATTTAACTTTTTGAAGGTTCTATTACATCAAAACATTTATAATCTAACACCAGTTCGCCTGCTTTGTTAAAATATTGGGCTTTTTTAAATTTAAAATCTATTTGCACTTCGTTTAAGACATAAGAATGCATTTGATGCACTTCTTGATTGAAGGATTCGTCGTAATAACTTATCATTATTAATAGTTCGCCGTGAAGTTTTTTTATGTCTTCGTTTGAATATTTACTTAATGGGCTGTCATTATCAAGTTCATGAACTATGGTCCAAGTTGTTGGCAGGTAATTAATTGAATCGCGTTCTAATTTTAAGTTATAAAAATTATTTTCGTAATCTCCTAATGCGTTTTTAACGGAAAGCGATAAGGTTACCTTTATTTTTGGATAAATCATGATTGTTTTTCTATGATTTACCAATCGGAACATGATAGCTCTGCCATCGTTAAAATCTCTAATAATTAAATTTTTACTAAACAATGTTGCCGATCGTGGTTTAGAAAATCTGCCATAAATTAATCCTGTAGCAAAGGCAAAAAGCAGCAAGCCTAAAAAGGCTTCAAAAGAGGATATAAACCCACTGCTTATACCATGAGGGGCCATAACACCGTAACCAAGTGTAGTAAAGGTTTGTGTTGAAAAGAAAAATGCGTTGTAAAAATCGAGTACAAATTCGCCTGTCGATGGGGTTATTTGTTCTATACCAATAAGGATGTATAGGAGTGCAAAAACAGCATTAATTAAAAACCCAAAAACAAAAATGAGTGTAAAAAAATGAAACCACGTAATATTAACCAGATAGTGATAAGCTTCTGAAAATTTACGTGGTTTGTTTATGTATTTCAAATTAAAAGTTCCATCGGGATTCATCATCCTTTTAGCGTGCTCTGATGACGCATTGCCAATACCCGGATCTTTTATTTTATTTTCCAATTTAGAAGTTTTCTATAAACGTCTTAATTTTTTCTTTAAGTTGATTAGATGCGGGTACTAAAGGCAATCTAACAGTATCGTTACATAAATTCAAGGCATTAAAAACACCTTTTATTCCAGCCGGGTTGTTTTCTTCAAAAATATATCCAGTAACATCGAGCAGTCTGTAATTTAACTTGTAAGCTTCTTTCGCATCGCCTTTTAATCCCAAGCGAATCATTTCTGAAAATTCTTTTGGAAAGCCTTGTCCAATAACCGAAATAACGCCTGCACCTCCTGCTAAAACTACGCCTAAAGCTAAATCGTCGTCACCAGAAATAATTAAAAAATCTTCTGGTTTATTTTTAATAAGCTCTAAGTATTGCGACATGCTATTTCCTGCTTCTTTAACTCCTATAATATTATTAAAATCGTTCGCTAGTCTTAAAGTAGTAGAAACTTCCATGTTTTTTGAGGTACGCCCTGGAACATTATACAAAATAATATCAATTGGCGATACTTCTGAAATCGCTTTAAAATGCTGATAAATACCTTCTTGTGTTGGCTTACTGTAATATGGAGATACCGATAAAATGGCATCAAAAATACTTAAATCGGTTGTTTGAATTTCTTCAATTACTTGTGCAGTATTGTTTCCTCCAATTCCTAAAACCATAGGAACTCGGCCGTTATTAGCAACTGCAATCGTATTAATAACCTCTTTTTTCTCTTGCTTAGTAATAGTAACACTTTCGGCTGTAGTTCCACAAACTACAAGGTATTCTACACCATTATCGATATTGAAATTCACAATATTTTTTAAAGCATCATGATCTATACTTAAATCTTGTTTAAAAGGTGTAACTAAAGCAACTCCAGTTCCTAGAAACTTACTATTCATTTTTAATTTTATTTAATATAGTTAGGTATTTAAAAACTTCGTCTTTAAACACATTAAATTCATTTATTTTAGTTTTAATGATTAAATCGTTTAAGCGATTATCATCAGGCAAAATACCAATTTTAAATTTTGCTTTCGATTTTGCTGTTAATAATTTCAATTCTAACAAATTAGACGAATAATAACTAATTAAAGCATCAAAATCTGTCTCTAGAAACGTATGTAATTCTATATTTTTTATGGTGGCTTTCCAACCAAAATCTTTCAAATTAAAAACATTAGAATTTGTCTGATTTTTTTTTGTGCTAAAACCTATAACTTTTAGCTTATTTGGTTGAATTTTTAATAGGTTTCCCAAATCATAAAAAACATCAAATTTTTCTATTTCATCTAAATTAACTACGACTGCAAGGCTTTCAATTTTATTGTTGTTAGCAAGAAGTTGTCTTTTTGATAACAATTTGTTTAAGTACTTTTTATTAGATTTAACCTTAAAACTTTTTAAAATCATTTACCTTTATACTTTTGCGCAAAGGTAGCAAAAGTACATTCAAAAAATCATCAAATTACACTAAGTTTAATTAAATGACCTTAAAACATTATTTTTTATTAGCAACCGCTCTAGCTATTTATGGCTGTAAACAACCGCAACAATTTCTAACTAAAGTTGAAGGAACCGAAATAAATATTTCCGATTCAATATACGCCGACCCCAGAATTGAAGCCTATATTAAGCCCTACAGAAAACACATAGAAACTTATTTAGACAGTGTTTTAGCCTATTCTAAAGAAACCTACACAAAATTTGATGGCGAATACAATACAGCACTTGGTAATTTTATGGCCGATGCCCTTTACGAACAAGCAAATCCTGTTTTTTTAAAAAGAACAGGTAAAAATATTGACATGTCCATTCTAAATTATGGTGGTATGCGAGCCATTATTTCTAAGGGAAACGTAACTATAAAAAATGCTTTCGAATTAATGCCTTTTGAAAACAGCATTGTTGTAGTGGCACTAAAAGGCCATCAAATAGATGACATTATAGCATACTTACTCAAGTCGAAAAAAGCCAATCCCATTTCTAAACTTAAATTAAAAATTGATAAAGATTTTAATGTGATAGAAAAAACTATAAATGGCGAAGCCATTGATGCCAATCGTATTTATTACATTGCTACAAACGATTATTTATACAATGGTGGCGATTATATGACTTTTTTCAAACCCAACGTAGGGCTTTATAAATTAGATTATAAAATTAGAAATGCCCTTATAGATTATTTCACAAAAATAGACACTTTGAAACCTGTAATAGACGACCGATTTATTCAAATAAAATAGAAAATGAAAAGGAGAGATTTTATACAACAAACGGCTGCAACAACCGCTTTAGTGACTGTTGGAGGTTTCGGACTTCAATCGTTTACTAGCGCACCTCAAACTACTAAAATAACCATTCTGCATACCAACGATGTTCATAGCCATATCGATCCATTTAGTCCTACAGATGGTATGTATGCCAATAAGGGTGGTGTGGCCAGACGAGCGACTTTAATTGAACATATTAGAAAAGATAATCCAAATACATTATTGGTTGATGCCGGCGATATTTTTCAAGGTACACCCTACTTTAATTATTATGGTGGTGAGTTAGAGTTTAAATTAATGAGTATGTTAAAATATGATGTTGCTACCATAGGAAACCACGATTTCGACAATGGAATTGAGGGTTTATTTGCACAATTACCGCATGCCGAATTTGACTTTATTTCTGCCAATTACGATTTTTCTAATACCATCATGGATACACATGTGAAGCCTTACAAGACTTTTGTAAAAGATAACATCAAAATAGGCGTCTTTGGATTGGGTATAAAATTAAAAGGCATTGTAGATGAAGCGTTGTCTAAAGAAACAAAATACCTCGACCCAATAGAAATGTCTCAGGAAATGACGCGCATTCTAAAAAATGACGCGCATTGCGATTTAATTATTTGTTTATCCCACCTGGGTTATGAGTACAACGATAATCCGAAAAAAATTAGTGATTTAAATTTGGCTGCGCAGACTAAAGATATTGATTTAATTATAGGTGGCCACACACATACGTTTCTTGATAAACCTACGGTTGTAAAAAATAAGGAAGGTAAAAACGTTTTAATTAATCAAGTAGGATGCTATGGCATCAATCTGGGTAAAATTGATTTTTATTTTGATTCGAGTAAAAACAAAACAGCAAAAGGTGTTTCTATTGTTGTTTAAATAATAATCTTATTCGATTTATAATTTTTATTGAACTTGTAAGACGCAAGAATTCGATCGTATATAACATACCTGAATAAAAAATAAATTGATAAAACATAGAAAATGCCTTCCAACGCTACGAAACTCCAATTAAACAAATAATACAGATTTACAAAATTAAGAAAGGCCGAAAAATCAATACATATTACAGCTATTAAAAACATAACATTTTTCATAGAATCTTCTTTAAAATAAAGACTTAAAGCTATAAAAGAAAGAAAAACCAAACCAATTATTTTTAATGTTATTAAGAGCAAAGTAACATCATCATTTATAAAACCAAGAAGTTTTAAATACAGGATATGTATAAAGTAAATGGCAATGGCTAAAACCAAAAACAAATATGTCTTTATTACATTCTGAATTTTAATAAACTTAACCTCTGGTAACACCAGTAGTATTAAACAAAAATAGCTCAATAAATACAGTAAGCTTGTAGCTTTCCCTTCAAAAAAATGAAATACTAAGGAAAGATCACCTAAAAAGGTGAAAATTAAAAAGGATATAAATATACTGTTACGACATTTAAACTTTACTAAGTATATTGAAAACAAAGGTATAAAGAAAGGAAATAGAACCTTAAACAAATGTTTAATTTCTAAAAAACAAGCAACTAAATTAAGTCCTATTAAAAAGAATAAACTAATTACAAAGAACATATTTTCCTTTAAAAATGAAAAATATTTCATACTATTAAATTTAGGGGATATAAAAATAATAAGCACTTAATAAAAATCGTTAAAAATCAAAATAAATCGATGAAACACATTTTAAAAACGTATTTCATCGAAAAAAAATTAATTTTAGTTAGGGTTTTAGGCTCTATTTTGAAAACAAAAAAATTAGCAATTAGTTTCGTATGCTATTTCAACTTCCAATTTTTTTTCATCTATAAGTTTGGCCTGCTGAAAAATAAAGTAGTAGGATATAATGTGAAGGGTTGTAGATAAAATATTAAGTATATTTCTTTGGGAAATATAACTATATGCTATCCAAATAACCTCAGCAAAAACAATAGTTAAAACAGCTAAAAATAAATATAAAGATTTTACATTATCTCTGTAAAAATAATTTAGTAAAGAAGCAGATAATAACATTAACAATACTATGTTATAAATTAATTCTACTAAATACTCATTGGTACTTAATAAATACGGCCCAATAATAATTTGCAAAACATAAACTATATACACGCTTAAAAGTAGTAATACTAATAAATGGATATTATAATTTTTTATAATCTCTTTGAAATTAATTGTCTTCAAAATTTTTAATAGTAAAAATATATAGGCTAGTATATATAGAACGTTGCCACCATAATAATCTACTTCATATGGAATGTATTTTGAAACTAAAACAAATAAATCTGAAATAGAATATAAAACCAAAAACAAAACTAAAAAAAGAGACCGCTGCTTAATTTTAATAAAGTACATCACAGTAACAATTGGCAAAATAAGAGCCTCGCTGTAATTTGAATACAAATTATTGTCAACAAGCTCAAATCCTATTGAAGAAAGATATACTAAACCTAAAAGACCCAATAAAAATTTACATTTTTCCATAATACCTATTTATGGTTCGGATACAAATATAAAAAAATATTACATATAAACGTAAAAAATATGCTTTTTATCGATAAAATTTATTTTTATTTTATTTTTTGTAAGAATTCATATTCATTAATTAATGTAATACCTAAATCTTCGGCCTTCTTCTTTTTACTTGGACCCATATTATCGCCGGCGACTATAAAACTGGTTTTAGAAGAAATAGAACTGCTCACCTTACCCCCATTATTTTCAATAAGTTTTTTAAGTTCATCTCGTGAAACCGATTCAAATACGCCAGTTATAACGATACTTTGACCAGAAAGCAGATCTGTTTGTCCTTTTAACTCCTCTTCAGACATTTCCAACTGCACACCAAATTGCTTTAATCTTTGTATGATTCTGATATTTTCTTCAGAGCGAAAAAACAAACATACACTTTCAGCAATTTTAATTCCAATCTCATCAACGCTAATTAGCATATCCTCTGTAGCATCGGCAATAGCATCAATACTTTTGTAATGTTTTGCTAATTTTTTTGCTACCGTTTCACCAACATACCGAATTCCTAAAGCATATAAAACGCGTTCAAAAGGAATCTTTTTAGAATTTTCGATGCCATTTATTAAGTTATCGGCACTTTTATCGGCCATACGCTCTAAAGGCAGGATTTGCTCTTTAGTTAATTCGTATAAATCGGAGTAATTATTAATAATTCTTTCATTAACAAGCAAAGCAACTGTTTCGCCTCCCAAACCTTCTATATCCATGGCTTTTCTTGAAATAAAATGCTGAATACGACCTATAATTTGGGGATTACATCCATTATAATTGGGGCAGTAATGCTGTGCCTCGCCTTCTTGTCGTACAAGCTCTGTTTTACATTCCGGACAAAAACTAATGTACTGCGTAGGCTTAGAATTTAAAGGACGTTTAGATACATCTACACCCAAAATTTTAGGAATTATTTCTCCACCTTTTTCCACATAAACTTCGTCGCCAACACGAATGTCTAATTTTTCTATTTGATCAGCATTATGCAGCGAGGCTCTCTTAACCGTTGTTCCTGCTAACTCAACAGGTTCTAAATTTGCAACAGGCGTAATAGCCCCGGTGCGTCCCACTTGATAGGTTATACTATTTAATCGTGTTGAAACTTGTTCGGCTTTAAACTTATAAGCCATGGCCCAACGTGGTGCTTTAGCTGTATAACCTAATTCTTCTTGTTGCTGTAAACTATTTACTTTAATAACAACACCGTCGGTTTCGTAAGGCAAATTGTGTCGGTGGGTATTCCAATAGTCTATAAACTCTAAAACCGCATCAATCGATTTTACAAGTTTTGCAGCTTGTGGTACTTTAAATCCCCACTGTCTGGCTTTTTCTAAACTTTCAAATTGTGTATTTACACCTAGATTTGTACCAGATAAATTATACAACAAACACTCCAAAGGTCGTTTGGCTACTTCGGCACTATCTTGTAATTTCAAACTGCCTGAAGCTGTATTTCTTGGGTTTCTATAGGGTTCTTCGCCAATTTCAATGCGTTCTTCATTCATTTTATTAAACCCATCGAAAGGCAGAACTATTTCACCACGAATATCAAATTCATCTGGATAATCTCCCTTTAATTGAAGGGGAACCGATTTAATAGTTTTAATATTTGCAGTTACATTATCTCCTTGAAAACCATCGCCTCGGGTAACTGCTTTTAATAATTTTCCGTGTTTATAAGTAAGACTTATGGACGCTCCATCATATTTTAATTCGCAAGTGTATTCTATATCGCCTTCAATTATTTTTTTAATTCGGGTTTCCCAATCTAGCAAATCTTCTTTGGAATATGAATTTTCTAAAGAATACATGCGGTAGGTATGCGGAATGGTTTCGAAATTTTTGGTGACTTCACCGCCCACGCGCTGTGTTGGTGAACTGGCATCGTAAAATTCTGGATGCTGGGCTTC contains the following coding sequences:
- the porD gene encoding type IX secretion system protein PorD translates to MRNFLIVLFFSLGFMGFTQELNCNVVVNAQQTGNENFPIFKTLETQLNEFVNNTKWTNKSFTINERIDCSMIINVTNYSGEAFTASLQVQSSRPVYGSSFSSPVYNFNDRDFNFRYLEYQNLIFNPTQFESNMISVLAFHIYMILGLDADTFAPNGGDPYFKQAQTITNYSQQGNFRGWKVEDGLQSRFTLIDNILSPTFKEYRQIMYDYHRKGLDVMSDNVKEGKKEVAVALNSFKAMNSRRPNSFILRTFFDAKADEIEQIFTNGPSIDIAATKETLQKVAPMHNSKWQNIKF
- the coaBC gene encoding bifunctional phosphopantothenoylcysteine decarboxylase/phosphopantothenate--cysteine ligase CoaBC translates to MSILSGKNILLGISGGIAAYKTASLVRLFVKLGAHVKVVMTPASKEFVTPLTLSTLSKNPVYSSFVNEDEDNGVWNSHVDLGLWADFFVIAPATANTLSKMANGTCDNLLLATYLSAKCPVYFAPAMDLDMYKHESSLNSFNTLKSFGNIMIPATSGELASGLIGEGRMAEPEAIVSFIENDVLAKLPLKNKKILITAGPTYEAIDPVRFIGNHSSGKMGFEIAKAAAQLGAEVILISGPTNQTVSHSLITVIPVTSAEDMYHAVHNHFSNCDVAILSAAVADYKPKEVAPQKIKKNSSTLSLELEKTKDILASIGAIKTHQFLVGFALETNNELENAKDKLKRKNLNLIVLNSLNDAGAGFKSDTNKVTFIDANNVVTEFQLKSKADVAKDLLNKITEQINA
- a CDS encoding DNA-directed RNA polymerase subunit omega is translated as MDLKKTNAPVNTITYDRNQIDEPTENIYESISIIAKRAEQINTEIKKELIDKLEEFATYNDSLEEIFENKEQIEVSKFYEKLPKPHALAVQEWLTDKIYFRNTEEDNQ
- a CDS encoding outer membrane protein assembly factor BamD, encoding MNKILYILITFSILTGCSEYQKVLKAEDIGAKFKMGQDLYDAGKYAKANKLFAQIVPSYRGKPQAEKLMYLYSQSFYEIQDFYTAGYQFERFASSYPKSEKLEEASFLAAKSYYMLSPAYSKDQKETKSAIEKLQTFINLYPESEYLSEANKLVKELDYKLEKKAFEIAKQYNHVSDFQASIKSFDNFIFEFPGSVLREDALFYRFDSAYQLAMNSVEYKKLARLKTAKDYYEAFKKAYSNSSHIEALDQMAANLDEELNKYSIKS
- a CDS encoding ion channel is translated as MENKIKDPGIGNASSEHAKRMMNPDGTFNLKYINKPRKFSEAYHYLVNITWFHFFTLIFVFGFLINAVFALLYILIGIEQITPSTGEFVLDFYNAFFFSTQTFTTLGYGVMAPHGISSGFISSFEAFLGLLLFAFATGLIYGRFSKPRSATLFSKNLIIRDFNDGRAIMFRLVNHRKTIMIYPKIKVTLSLSVKNALGDYENNFYNLKLERDSINYLPTTWTIVHELDNDSPLSKYSNEDIKKLHGELLIMISYYDESFNQEVHQMHSYVLNEVQIDFKFKKAQYFNKAGELVLDYKCFDVIEPSKS
- the dapA gene encoding 4-hydroxy-tetrahydrodipicolinate synthase, producing the protein MNSKFLGTGVALVTPFKQDLSIDHDALKNIVNFNIDNGVEYLVVCGTTAESVTITKQEKKEVINTIAVANNGRVPMVLGIGGNNTAQVIEEIQTTDLSIFDAILSVSPYYSKPTQEGIYQHFKAISEVSPIDIILYNVPGRTSKNMEVSTTLRLANDFNNIIGVKEAGNSMSQYLELIKNKPEDFLIISGDDDLALGVVLAGGAGVISVIGQGFPKEFSEMIRLGLKGDAKEAYKLNYRLLDVTGYIFEENNPAGIKGVFNALNLCNDTVRLPLVPASNQLKEKIKTFIENF
- a CDS encoding DUF6913 domain-containing protein, translating into MILKSFKVKSNKKYLNKLLSKRQLLANNNKIESLAVVVNLDEIEKFDVFYDLGNLLKIQPNKLKVIGFSTKKNQTNSNVFNLKDFGWKATIKNIELHTFLETDFDALISYYSSNLLELKLLTAKSKAKFKIGILPDDNRLNDLIIKTKINEFNVFKDEVFKYLTILNKIKNE
- a CDS encoding 5'-nucleotidase C-terminal domain-containing protein, whose product is MTLKHYFLLATALAIYGCKQPQQFLTKVEGTEINISDSIYADPRIEAYIKPYRKHIETYLDSVLAYSKETYTKFDGEYNTALGNFMADALYEQANPVFLKRTGKNIDMSILNYGGMRAIISKGNVTIKNAFELMPFENSIVVVALKGHQIDDIIAYLLKSKKANPISKLKLKIDKDFNVIEKTINGEAIDANRIYYIATNDYLYNGGDYMTFFKPNVGLYKLDYKIRNALIDYFTKIDTLKPVIDDRFIQIK
- a CDS encoding bifunctional metallophosphatase/5'-nucleotidase, whose product is MKRRDFIQQTAATTALVTVGGFGLQSFTSAPQTTKITILHTNDVHSHIDPFSPTDGMYANKGGVARRATLIEHIRKDNPNTLLVDAGDIFQGTPYFNYYGGELEFKLMSMLKYDVATIGNHDFDNGIEGLFAQLPHAEFDFISANYDFSNTIMDTHVKPYKTFVKDNIKIGVFGLGIKLKGIVDEALSKETKYLDPIEMSQEMTRILKNDAHCDLIICLSHLGYEYNDNPKKISDLNLAAQTKDIDLIIGGHTHTFLDKPTVVKNKEGKNVLINQVGCYGINLGKIDFYFDSSKNKTAKGVSIVV
- the ligA gene encoding NAD-dependent DNA ligase LigA, with the translated sequence MSAEQEIKQLREELNQHNYNYYVLDNPIISDFEFDIKLKKLQELEAQHPEFYDASSPTQRVGGEVTKNFETIPHTYRMYSLENSYSKEDLLDWETRIKKIIEGDIEYTCELKYDGASISLTYKHGKLLKAVTRGDGFQGDNVTANIKTIKSVPLQLKGDYPDEFDIRGEIVLPFDGFNKMNEERIEIGEEPYRNPRNTASGSLKLQDSAEVAKRPLECLLYNLSGTNLGVNTQFESLEKARQWGFKVPQAAKLVKSIDAVLEFIDYWNTHRHNLPYETDGVVIKVNSLQQQEELGYTAKAPRWAMAYKFKAEQVSTRLNSITYQVGRTGAITPVANLEPVELAGTTVKRASLHNADQIEKLDIRVGDEVYVEKGGEIIPKILGVDVSKRPLNSKPTQYISFCPECKTELVRQEGEAQHYCPNYNGCNPQIIGRIQHFISRKAMDIEGLGGETVALLVNERIINNYSDLYELTKEQILPLERMADKSADNLINGIENSKKIPFERVLYALGIRYVGETVAKKLAKHYKSIDAIADATEDMLISVDEIGIKIAESVCLFFRSEENIRIIQRLKQFGVQLEMSEEELKGQTDLLSGQSIVITGVFESVSRDELKKLIENNGGKVSSSISSKTSFIVAGDNMGPSKKKKAEDLGITLINEYEFLQKIK